In Streptomyces canus, one DNA window encodes the following:
- a CDS encoding AMP-dependent synthetase/ligase, whose amino-acid sequence MSLSYVSGHDYDGAPVLVEPEIVRLDGEVREVSVPPLAPPRTHGSLADLPFDNAEAAPEQRVMSRRTEDGRWVDLTAAEFAGQVLAVAKGLISEGLMPGDRVAVMARTTYEWTLLDFAAWAAGLVTVPIYPTSSVFQTRFILQDSGAVALLTETAGQAAALGPELSRLPDLRHMWIMEKGHVERLGELGQAVPDQEIGVRRGMLGPGTVATVVYTSGTTGRPKGCVLSHGNFLAEVDNAIELLYPVFKSKSDEADLATLLFLPISHVFGRMVAIACVRARVRLGHAPSLQAEDLLADLSSFKPTFLLVIPYMLEKVFNNARAKAESGGRVTVFDRATNVAVRYGEAMETRHAGTGSGPGAALRTARTFYDPLVYRRIRNAMGGRIRHIISGGSPLGRRLAAFYAGAGMEIYEGYGLTESTGAATCTPPLKPRLGTVGWPIPGTRVRIAADGEILLNGGQVFRGYWDPYGEGVAPASADGWFPTGDIGQLDDEGYLTITGRKKEILITAGGKNVAPAPLENWLRSHPLISQCMVLGDRRPYISALISLDMDGVNHWRQMNGKHPVPAELLMNDEELRTVLQRAVDEANKMVSRPESIRRFTVLPTDLTEAAGHLTPSMKLRREAVMRDFAGAIEGLYER is encoded by the coding sequence ATGTCCCTCTCGTACGTGTCCGGTCACGACTACGACGGCGCGCCCGTGCTCGTGGAACCCGAGATCGTGCGGCTGGACGGCGAGGTCCGTGAGGTGTCGGTGCCGCCGCTGGCCCCGCCGCGGACGCATGGCTCGCTCGCCGACCTGCCCTTCGACAACGCCGAGGCGGCGCCGGAGCAGCGGGTGATGAGCCGCCGTACGGAGGACGGCCGCTGGGTCGATCTGACGGCGGCGGAGTTCGCCGGGCAGGTGCTGGCCGTGGCGAAGGGCCTGATCTCGGAGGGCCTGATGCCGGGCGACCGGGTCGCGGTCATGGCGCGCACGACGTACGAGTGGACGCTCCTCGACTTCGCCGCCTGGGCCGCGGGCCTGGTGACGGTCCCCATCTACCCCACGTCCTCCGTCTTCCAGACCCGTTTCATCCTCCAGGACTCCGGCGCGGTCGCCCTGCTGACGGAGACGGCCGGCCAGGCCGCGGCCCTCGGTCCCGAGCTCAGTCGCCTTCCCGACCTGCGGCACATGTGGATCATGGAGAAGGGTCACGTGGAGCGTCTGGGAGAACTCGGCCAGGCCGTCCCCGACCAGGAGATCGGCGTACGGCGCGGCATGCTGGGCCCGGGCACGGTCGCCACCGTCGTCTACACCTCCGGCACCACCGGCCGCCCCAAGGGCTGTGTGCTCAGCCACGGCAACTTCCTCGCCGAGGTCGACAACGCGATCGAGCTTCTCTATCCGGTCTTCAAGTCGAAGTCGGACGAGGCGGACCTGGCGACCCTGCTCTTCCTGCCCATCTCGCACGTCTTCGGCCGCATGGTGGCCATCGCCTGCGTCCGCGCCCGCGTCCGCCTCGGCCACGCGCCGAGCCTCCAGGCCGAGGACCTGCTCGCCGACCTGAGCAGCTTCAAGCCGACCTTCCTCCTCGTGATCCCCTACATGCTGGAGAAGGTCTTCAACAACGCCCGCGCCAAGGCGGAGAGCGGTGGCCGGGTGACGGTCTTCGACCGCGCGACCAACGTCGCCGTCCGCTACGGCGAGGCGATGGAGACCCGCCACGCGGGCACCGGCTCCGGCCCGGGCGCGGCCCTCAGAACGGCCCGCACCTTCTACGACCCGCTCGTGTACCGCCGTATCCGCAACGCCATGGGCGGCAGGATCCGGCACATCATCTCCGGCGGCTCCCCGCTCGGCCGCCGGCTCGCCGCGTTCTACGCGGGCGCGGGCATGGAGATCTACGAGGGCTACGGCCTGACGGAGTCGACGGGGGCCGCGACCTGCACCCCTCCCCTGAAGCCCCGCCTGGGCACGGTCGGCTGGCCCATCCCGGGCACCCGGGTCCGCATCGCGGCGGACGGCGAGATCCTGCTGAACGGGGGTCAGGTGTTCCGGGGTTACTGGGATCCGTACGGCGAGGGGGTGGCCCCCGCCTCGGCCGACGGCTGGTTCCCGACCGGTGACATCGGACAGCTGGACGACGAGGGCTACCTCACGATCACGGGCCGCAAGAAGGAGATCCTGATCACGGCCGGCGGCAAGAACGTCGCCCCGGCCCCGCTGGAGAACTGGCTCCGCTCGCACCCCCTGATCTCGCAGTGCATGGTCCTCGGCGACCGCCGCCCCTACATCTCGGCCCTGATCAGCCTGGACATGGACGGCGTCAACCACTGGCGCCAGATGAACGGCAAACACCCTGTTCCCGCCGAACTTCTCATGAACGACGAGGAGTTGAGGACGGTCCTGCAACGCGCGGTGGACGAGGCCAACAAGATGGTCTCCCGCCCCGAGTCCATCCGCCGCTTCACCGTCCTGCCGACCGACCTCACCGAGGCGGCGGGCCATCTGACCCCGTCGATGAAACTGCGCCGGGAGGCGGTCATGCGGGACTTCGCCGGGGCGATCGAGGGGCTGTACGAGCGCTGA
- a CDS encoding acetyl-CoA C-acetyltransferase, producing MSPLKPPVARRVAIVAGARVPFARSDGPYATASNQDMLTAVLDALVERNGLQEPGMVGEFVAGAVLKHSRDFNLARETVLGSKLDPRTPAYDIQQACGTGLQAVIAAANKIALGQTESAIAGGADTASDAPLGVNDDLRRILLEARRAKSAGARLKALARIRPTHLAPDIPRNAEPRTGLSMGEHAAVTACAWGVTRQAQDELAATSHQRLAAAYERGFFQELVVPFRGLARDQNLRPDSTAAKLATLKPVFGLKDPDPTMTAGNSTPLTDGAAVVLLASQEWAQARGLEVLAYLTAYETAAVDFVQGDVVQGEDGLLMAPAYAVPRMLERAGLGMDDFDLVEIHEAFASQVLATLAAWEKQGLAPVDRARLNVAGSSLATGHPFAATGARIVATLAKLLAERDGPSRGLISVCAAGGQGVTAILERP from the coding sequence ATGAGCCCCCTGAAACCGCCGGTCGCCCGGCGCGTGGCGATCGTCGCCGGTGCCCGCGTCCCCTTCGCCCGCTCGGACGGTCCGTACGCCACCGCCTCGAACCAGGACATGCTCACCGCCGTCCTCGACGCCCTCGTCGAGCGGAACGGGCTCCAGGAACCGGGCATGGTGGGGGAGTTCGTCGCCGGTGCCGTCCTCAAGCACAGCCGCGACTTCAACCTCGCGCGCGAGACGGTCCTCGGCTCGAAACTGGACCCGCGCACCCCGGCGTACGACATCCAGCAGGCCTGTGGGACCGGTCTCCAGGCCGTCATCGCCGCCGCCAACAAGATCGCCCTGGGGCAGACCGAATCCGCGATCGCGGGCGGCGCGGACACCGCGAGCGACGCGCCCCTCGGCGTCAACGACGACCTGCGCCGCATCCTGCTGGAGGCCCGGCGCGCGAAGTCGGCCGGCGCCCGCCTGAAGGCGCTCGCGCGCATCCGTCCGACCCACCTGGCCCCCGACATCCCCCGCAACGCCGAACCCCGCACCGGTCTGTCCATGGGCGAGCACGCGGCCGTCACCGCCTGCGCCTGGGGCGTGACCCGTCAGGCCCAGGACGAGCTGGCGGCGACGAGTCACCAGCGGCTGGCGGCGGCGTACGAACGCGGCTTCTTCCAGGAGCTGGTGGTCCCCTTCCGGGGGCTGGCCCGCGACCAGAACCTCCGCCCCGACTCGACCGCCGCCAAACTCGCCACGCTCAAGCCGGTGTTCGGGCTCAAGGACCCCGACCCGACCATGACGGCCGGGAATTCGACCCCGCTGACGGACGGCGCGGCGGTCGTGCTGCTGGCGTCCCAGGAGTGGGCGCAGGCGCGCGGCCTGGAGGTACTGGCCTACCTCACGGCGTACGAGACGGCGGCCGTGGACTTCGTGCAAGGGGATGTCGTACAGGGAGAGGACGGTCTGCTCATGGCGCCCGCGTACGCCGTCCCCCGCATGCTGGAGCGAGCCGGTCTCGGCATGGACGACTTCGACCTGGTCGAGATCCACGAGGCCTTCGCCTCCCAGGTCCTGGCGACCCTCGCGGCCTGGGAGAAGCAGGGCCTGGCCCCGGTGGACCGGGCCCGCCTCAACGTCGCCGGATCCTCCCTCGCCACCGGGCATCCCTTCGCCGCGACCGGTGCGCGGATCGTCGCCACGCTGGCAAAACTGCTGGCCGAACGGGACGGCCCGAGTCGCGGCCTGATCTCGGTGTGCGCGGCGGGCGGGCAGGGGGTGACGGCGATTCTGGAGCGGCCGTAA
- the kstD gene encoding 3-oxosteroid 1-dehydrogenase — translation MSVTRRHLLAVGAGAGAAAVAAGVQQGASAADLPPLGTYDIVVIGSGAAGMTAALTAAKQGLSTVVLEKAPTFGGSAARSGAGIWIPNNPVLLAAGVPDTPAKAAAYLAAVVGPDVPAARQRAFLAHGPAMISFVLANSPLRFRWMEGYSDYYPELPGGLPNGRSIEPDQLDGKILGAELAHLNPPYLDVPAGLVVFSADYKWLALSAVSVKGAAVAAECLARGTKAALLGQTPLTMGQSLAAGLRKGLLDAGVPVRLNTPLTELYVENGTVAGAVTPGGLYRARRGVIVGSGGFEHNAAMRAQYQRQPIGTEWTVGAKENTGDGIRAGQRLGADVALMDDAWWGPAIPLPDEPYFCLAERTLPGGLVVNAAGRRFVNEAAPYSDVVHTMYERNPTDPDIPAWLIVDQNYRNRYLFRDIAPTFVLPDDWYGSGAAHKAWSFDALAASIGAPATALRTTVDRFNSLALKGDDPDFGRGDSAYDHYYTDPSVLPNSCLAPLWLPPYYAFRLVPGDLGTKGGLVTDAGARVLRPDGSVVPGLYAAGNASAAVMGHSYAGAGSTIGPAMTFGYIAARDLAGVL, via the coding sequence ATGAGTGTGACCCGAAGACATCTGCTGGCCGTCGGTGCGGGGGCCGGGGCGGCGGCCGTCGCCGCCGGAGTGCAACAGGGCGCGAGCGCCGCCGACTTGCCACCTCTCGGGACGTACGACATCGTCGTCATCGGTTCCGGCGCCGCCGGTATGACCGCCGCGCTCACTGCCGCGAAGCAGGGGCTCAGCACCGTGGTGCTGGAGAAGGCGCCCACCTTCGGCGGGTCCGCGGCCCGGTCCGGGGCCGGGATCTGGATCCCGAACAACCCCGTCCTCCTCGCCGCCGGTGTCCCGGACACCCCCGCCAAGGCGGCCGCCTACCTCGCCGCCGTTGTGGGACCGGACGTCCCCGCCGCCCGGCAGCGGGCCTTTCTCGCGCACGGCCCCGCGATGATCTCCTTCGTCCTGGCCAACAGCCCGCTGCGGTTCCGCTGGATGGAGGGGTACAGCGACTACTACCCCGAGCTGCCGGGCGGCCTGCCGAACGGCCGCTCCATCGAGCCCGACCAGCTCGACGGCAAGATCCTCGGCGCCGAACTCGCCCATCTGAACCCGCCGTACCTCGATGTCCCCGCCGGACTGGTCGTGTTCAGCGCCGACTACAAGTGGCTCGCCCTGTCCGCCGTGAGCGTCAAGGGTGCCGCCGTCGCCGCCGAGTGCCTGGCGCGCGGCACGAAGGCGGCCTTGCTCGGGCAGACACCGCTCACCATGGGGCAGTCGCTGGCCGCCGGGCTGCGGAAGGGGCTCCTGGACGCGGGCGTGCCGGTACGGCTCAACACGCCCCTCACCGAGCTCTACGTCGAGAACGGCACCGTCGCCGGAGCGGTGACCCCGGGCGGCCTCTACCGTGCCCGCCGGGGCGTGATCGTCGGCTCCGGCGGCTTCGAGCACAACGCGGCGATGCGGGCCCAGTACCAGCGGCAGCCCATCGGCACGGAGTGGACCGTGGGCGCGAAGGAGAACACGGGGGACGGCATCCGGGCCGGGCAGCGACTCGGCGCCGATGTCGCGCTCATGGACGACGCCTGGTGGGGACCGGCCATCCCGCTGCCCGACGAGCCGTACTTCTGCCTCGCCGAACGCACCCTCCCCGGCGGCCTCGTCGTCAACGCGGCAGGGCGGCGGTTCGTCAACGAGGCCGCCCCCTACAGCGACGTCGTCCACACCATGTACGAGCGCAACCCGACCGACCCCGACATCCCGGCCTGGCTGATCGTCGACCAGAACTACCGCAACCGGTACCTCTTCAGGGACATCGCGCCCACCTTCGTCCTCCCCGACGACTGGTACGGCTCCGGCGCCGCCCACAAGGCCTGGTCGTTCGACGCCCTGGCCGCGTCCATCGGCGCCCCGGCCACCGCCCTGCGCACGACCGTCGACCGGTTCAACTCCCTTGCCCTGAAGGGCGACGACCCGGACTTCGGGCGCGGCGACAGCGCCTACGACCACTACTACACGGACCCGTCGGTCCTCCCGAACTCCTGCCTGGCCCCGCTCTGGCTGCCCCCGTACTACGCCTTCCGGCTCGTCCCGGGAGACCTGGGGACCAAGGGCGGCCTGGTGACCGACGCCGGCGCCCGCGTCCTGCGGCCCGACGGCTCCGTCGTCCCCGGCCTGTACGCCGCCGGGAACGCCAGCGCGGCCGTCATGGGCCACAGTTACGCGGGCGCGGGCTCGACGATCGGGCCCGCGATGACGTTCGGGTACATCGCGGCCCGGGATCTCGCGGGGGTGCTCTAG
- a CDS encoding MFS transporter, whose translation MEAIPAATAQVVPSGQSQAPPKHRWWALAVIGLAQLMVVLDATIVNIALPSAQQDLGFDNNGRQWIVTAYSLAFGSLLLLGGRLADLFGRKTTFIIGIVGFAAASAVGGAANGFTMLVVARAVQGLFGALLAPAALSLLTTTFTEPKERARAFGIFGAIAGSGAAVGLVLGGLLTEYLDWRWTLYVNDVIAVLALVGAVVFIGRSVPAERPRLDIPGVVLVSGGLFGIVYGFANAETHDWDNWMTWGFLAAGGILLVAFFLWQARAKHPVLPLRVLADRDRAAALSTILISSAGMFGVFLFLTYYLQSTLGYSPVKNGVAFLPMVGALMVMAQLSTNWLVPRIGPKIVVPLGMLVGAGGMVWLTRLGLDSSYASHVLPPLLLLGAGLGMSMPAAMSYATLGVQANDQGVASAALNTTQQVGGSISTALLNTLAATAATNYAKDHLSDPLVKANAALHSYEVAYWWSAGFFAVGVIITALLFRAKRRETAPAEQTEAPAEAAPTAPTAALPATDTAAAPVIRGQVRDGTGTPVPRTAITLLDGSGRQLARATSGEDGTYALDTAERGSLVLIGSAPGHQPQVVTLSVNGAPVSHDLVILPSPGGLTGTVRGGDGEPLPGALVVATDQRGDVTASVTAGTDGGYQLAELLPGDYTLSVSAPGHRPVAVPATVSAETARLDLELTVAATLRGTVHTPDGRALDDARVTLIDAAGNVVGTRTTSVDGGYAFTDLASEQYTVIASGYPPVATQVTVNGSQDGVDLSLSHKEA comes from the coding sequence GTGGAAGCCATTCCGGCAGCCACCGCCCAGGTCGTGCCGTCCGGCCAGTCCCAGGCCCCGCCGAAACACCGATGGTGGGCGCTGGCCGTGATCGGTCTCGCCCAGCTCATGGTCGTGCTCGACGCCACGATCGTGAACATCGCGTTGCCGTCCGCGCAACAGGACCTGGGCTTCGACAACAACGGCCGGCAGTGGATCGTCACCGCCTACTCCCTCGCCTTCGGAAGCCTGCTGCTGCTCGGCGGCCGCCTCGCCGACCTCTTCGGCCGCAAGACGACCTTCATCATCGGCATCGTCGGCTTCGCCGCCGCCTCCGCGGTCGGCGGCGCGGCGAACGGCTTCACCATGCTGGTCGTGGCGCGCGCGGTGCAGGGCCTGTTCGGCGCCCTGCTCGCACCGGCGGCGCTCTCCCTGCTGACGACGACGTTCACCGAACCCAAGGAACGCGCCAGGGCGTTCGGCATCTTCGGTGCCATCGCCGGTTCCGGCGCCGCCGTCGGCCTGGTCCTCGGCGGCCTGCTCACCGAGTACCTGGACTGGCGCTGGACGCTCTACGTCAACGACGTCATCGCGGTGCTCGCGCTGGTCGGCGCCGTCGTCTTCATCGGCCGCTCCGTCCCGGCCGAACGGCCCCGGCTGGACATCCCCGGCGTGGTCCTGGTCTCCGGCGGCCTGTTCGGCATCGTCTACGGCTTCGCCAACGCGGAGACGCACGACTGGGACAACTGGATGACCTGGGGCTTCCTCGCCGCGGGCGGCATCCTGCTGGTGGCGTTCTTCCTCTGGCAGGCGCGGGCGAAGCACCCCGTGCTGCCGCTGCGGGTCCTGGCCGACCGCGACCGTGCCGCCGCCCTGTCGACCATCCTCATCTCGTCCGCCGGGATGTTCGGCGTCTTCCTCTTCCTCACCTACTACCTCCAGTCGACGCTGGGCTATTCACCGGTCAAGAACGGCGTGGCCTTCCTGCCCATGGTGGGCGCGCTGATGGTGATGGCGCAGCTGTCCACCAACTGGCTGGTCCCGAGGATCGGCCCCAAGATCGTCGTACCCCTCGGCATGCTGGTCGGCGCGGGCGGCATGGTCTGGCTGACCCGCCTCGGCCTCGACAGCAGCTACGCCTCCCACGTGCTGCCGCCGCTTCTGCTGCTCGGCGCGGGGCTCGGCATGTCGATGCCCGCGGCGATGAGCTACGCCACCCTCGGGGTGCAGGCGAACGACCAGGGCGTGGCCTCGGCGGCCCTCAACACCACCCAGCAGGTGGGCGGTTCGATCAGCACGGCGCTGCTGAACACCCTGGCCGCCACCGCCGCCACGAACTATGCGAAGGACCACCTGTCCGACCCGCTGGTCAAGGCGAACGCGGCGCTGCACAGCTACGAGGTCGCCTACTGGTGGTCGGCGGGCTTCTTCGCCGTCGGCGTCATCATCACGGCGCTGCTGTTCCGCGCGAAGAGGAGGGAAACCGCACCCGCGGAGCAGACCGAGGCACCGGCCGAGGCCGCGCCCACCGCCCCCACGGCAGCCCTCCCCGCCACGGACACGGCGGCGGCGCCCGTCATCCGCGGACAGGTGCGCGACGGCACGGGCACCCCCGTACCCCGCACCGCGATCACCCTGCTCGACGGCTCCGGCCGCCAGCTGGCCCGCGCCACCTCCGGCGAGGACGGCACGTACGCCCTCGACACCGCCGAGCGCGGCAGCCTGGTCCTCATCGGCTCGGCGCCCGGCCACCAGCCCCAGGTCGTCACCCTGAGCGTGAACGGTGCGCCCGTCTCCCACGACCTCGTCATCCTGCCCAGCCCCGGCGGCCTGACCGGCACGGTGCGCGGCGGGGACGGCGAGCCCCTGCCCGGCGCGCTGGTGGTGGCCACCGACCAGCGCGGTGACGTGACGGCTTCCGTCACCGCCGGGACGGACGGCGGGTACCAGCTCGCCGAACTGCTGCCCGGCGACTACACGCTGAGCGTCAGCGCACCCGGCCACCGCCCGGTCGCCGTACCCGCCACCGTCTCCGCCGAGACCGCCCGCCTCGACCTCGAGCTGACGGTCGCGGCGACCCTGCGGGGCACGGTCCACACCCCGGACGGACGCGCCCTGGACGACGCCCGGGTCACCCTGATCGACGCCGCCGGCAACGTCGTCGGCACGCGCACCACGAGCGTCGACGGCGGCTACGCCTTCACCGACCTCGCGAGCGAGCAGTACACGGTGATCGCGAGCGGGTACCCGCCCGTGGCCACCCAGGTCACCGTGAACGGCAGCCAGGACGGGGTCGACCTCAGCCTGAGCCACAAGGAGGCGTAG
- a CDS encoding DUF397 domain-containing protein has protein sequence MNIGQLTWFKSSYSGGEGGECLEVAVTPATIHLRDSKHPHPTGPHLTLSPTAWAHFVTDVSR, from the coding sequence ATGAACATCGGGCAGCTCACTTGGTTCAAGTCCAGCTACAGCGGCGGCGAGGGCGGCGAATGCCTGGAAGTCGCCGTCACCCCCGCCACCATCCACCTCCGCGACTCCAAGCACCCGCACCCCACCGGCCCTCACCTCACCCTCTCCCCCACCGCGTGGGCGCACTTCGTGACCGACGTCTCCCGGTGA
- a CDS encoding peptide-N4-asparagine amidase, whose amino-acid sequence MRRPHPPLRRAATVLAAALASLALAAGTAAAGGPTVPVEFGTDYHDPVTAAPPISTPHTKACSVTVAEAQFKDFTPYTGTYTPPTGCGTPGRWSKVVLRMDGNVKGRQYDRLGYLDIGGVQVFRTSTPEPSQDGIDWSVEKDVTEYQKTLSSAQSVDMLIGNVVNDTYTGVLDVKVTLTFYAPRHGHASSAPDQVIPLSDQDSVTTGASLTVPRNSERILAEVYATGSGGGCEEFWYSATTPSASYSCQGGDDGPYREVQVSVDGKVAGIASPYPNVWTGGWSPYLWSVIPSPTAFDVRPLTFDLTPFAGLLNDGKAHTVDVKVVGVPAGQTGWSAPTNVLVWQDAHKSVVTGAVTSYKKDAPAVGNTFTDGSLRHLVTSGKDHLKVSGYLNTSHGRVTTTVERTLTTAIDHQWTPDENTDNQSGTWTDHQLVTSNGHLSRTDRTYTLDGRATIDSANRLRVLMSIGDHARSGATRIDDTYQGDATFTLGVAREERHAVATTGERYRLRAPGTCYDHTLATEQGVLTKDVRGC is encoded by the coding sequence ATGAGAAGACCTCACCCTCCCCTGCGCCGGGCCGCCACCGTCCTCGCCGCCGCGCTCGCCTCATTGGCCCTCGCGGCGGGCACGGCGGCCGCCGGCGGCCCCACCGTCCCCGTCGAGTTCGGCACCGACTACCACGACCCCGTCACCGCCGCCCCGCCGATCAGCACCCCGCACACCAAGGCGTGTTCGGTCACGGTCGCGGAGGCACAGTTCAAGGACTTCACGCCGTACACGGGGACGTACACACCGCCGACCGGCTGCGGGACCCCGGGGCGGTGGTCGAAGGTCGTGCTGCGGATGGACGGGAACGTGAAGGGGCGGCAGTACGACCGGCTGGGGTATCTGGACATCGGTGGGGTGCAGGTGTTCCGGACGTCCACCCCGGAGCCCTCGCAGGACGGGATCGACTGGTCCGTCGAGAAGGACGTCACCGAGTACCAGAAGACGCTGAGCAGCGCCCAGTCCGTCGACATGCTCATCGGCAACGTTGTCAACGACACCTACACGGGCGTGCTCGACGTCAAGGTGACGCTCACCTTCTACGCCCCCAGGCACGGTCACGCCTCGTCCGCCCCGGATCAGGTCATCCCCCTCAGCGACCAGGACAGCGTCACCACCGGCGCCTCCCTCACCGTCCCCCGCAACTCCGAGCGCATCCTCGCCGAGGTGTACGCGACCGGATCGGGCGGCGGCTGCGAGGAGTTCTGGTACTCCGCGACCACGCCCTCCGCGTCGTACTCCTGCCAGGGCGGGGACGACGGGCCGTACCGCGAGGTGCAGGTGAGCGTGGACGGGAAGGTCGCCGGGATCGCGTCGCCTTACCCGAACGTGTGGACCGGCGGCTGGTCGCCGTATCTGTGGTCGGTGATTCCGTCCCCGACCGCCTTCGACGTACGTCCGCTCACCTTCGACCTGACCCCGTTCGCGGGCCTCCTCAACGACGGCAAGGCGCACACCGTGGACGTCAAGGTGGTCGGAGTTCCGGCCGGACAGACCGGGTGGAGCGCGCCGACCAACGTCCTGGTGTGGCAGGACGCCCACAAGTCGGTGGTGACGGGGGCCGTGACGTCGTACAAGAAGGACGCTCCCGCGGTGGGCAACACCTTCACCGACGGATCGCTGCGGCACCTCGTGACCTCCGGCAAGGACCACCTGAAGGTCAGCGGGTATCTGAACACCTCCCACGGCCGGGTCACCACGACCGTCGAGCGGACCCTGACCACGGCGATCGACCACCAGTGGACGCCCGACGAGAACACGGACAATCAGTCCGGCACGTGGACCGACCACCAACTCGTCACGTCCAACGGCCACTTGTCCCGCACCGACCGCACCTACACCCTCGACGGGCGCGCCACCATCGACAGCGCCAACCGGCTGCGGGTCCTCATGTCCATCGGTGACCACGCCCGGTCGGGCGCCACCCGTATCGACGACACGTACCAGGGCGACGCCACCTTCACCCTCGGCGTGGCCCGCGAGGAACGGCACGCGGTCGCCACCACGGGCGAGCGGTACCGGCTCCGGGCCCCGGGAACCTGCTACGACCACACGCTCGCGACGGAGCAGGGGGTGCTGACGAAGGACGTACGCGGCTGCTGA
- a CDS encoding ATP-binding protein gives MNAEISTPTDELTQRLSATPRGARLARRLTATQLAAWGHSHDTDVNDTAQHLVAELAANAVTHGRVPGRDFELRLLRLPENTLRIEVSDPRGDRPLRFVNDEDGEHGRGLILVTLLARTWGVTDRDVGKTVWAEIGLG, from the coding sequence GTGAACGCCGAAATCTCCACCCCCACCGACGAACTGACCCAGCGTCTGAGCGCGACGCCCCGTGGTGCCCGCCTGGCCCGCAGGCTCACGGCCACCCAGCTCGCGGCATGGGGCCACTCCCACGACACCGACGTGAACGACACCGCGCAGCACCTCGTCGCCGAGCTCGCCGCCAACGCGGTGACCCACGGCCGCGTACCCGGAAGGGACTTCGAGCTGCGCCTCCTCCGGCTCCCGGAGAACACGCTCCGTATCGAGGTGAGTGACCCCAGAGGCGACCGCCCGCTCCGGTTCGTCAACGACGAGGACGGTGAGCACGGGAGAGGCCTGATCCTCGTCACCCTGCTCGCCCGTACCTGGGGCGTGACCGATCGGGACGTCGGCAAGACGGTCTGGGCCGAGATCGGGCTGGGGTGA
- a CDS encoding helix-turn-helix domain-containing protein, whose product MGERRPETPAEADGTAGLFVALGKMVKFLRERKGLTQKEFGELVGYGPDAVSAMERGVRTLRPEVLLKADELLDAGGLLKEVVPEVEEAMAKVRTRHPEWYRSYAGLEAEAVELHFYANHGVPGLLQTEEYARAVFARRRPFLDEETIEKRVADRLSRQQVFGRWPVPIVSYVLEEIVLDRPIGGRRVHADQLRRLLQVGRMQNVEIQVMPSTLEEHPNMDGAFNLLTPKGHNQVAYTEVQGYPRLITESEEVRKITDRYGIMRAMALSPSESRKLIEQKLEEL is encoded by the coding sequence ATGGGTGAGCGGAGGCCGGAGACGCCTGCGGAGGCGGACGGTACGGCGGGGTTGTTCGTCGCGCTGGGCAAGATGGTGAAGTTCCTGCGGGAGCGGAAGGGGCTGACGCAGAAGGAGTTCGGGGAGCTGGTGGGATACGGCCCCGACGCGGTCTCGGCCATGGAGCGGGGCGTCCGGACTCTACGGCCGGAGGTCCTGCTGAAGGCGGACGAACTGCTCGACGCCGGGGGCCTGTTGAAAGAGGTCGTCCCCGAGGTCGAGGAGGCCATGGCGAAGGTTCGGACCCGGCATCCGGAGTGGTACCGCAGCTACGCTGGGCTGGAGGCGGAGGCGGTCGAGCTGCACTTCTACGCCAACCACGGGGTGCCGGGTCTGTTGCAGACCGAGGAATACGCACGAGCCGTGTTCGCAAGGCGGCGACCGTTTCTTGACGAGGAGACCATCGAGAAGCGGGTCGCGGATCGCCTCTCCCGACAGCAGGTCTTCGGGCGTTGGCCCGTCCCGATCGTGAGCTATGTCCTCGAAGAGATCGTGCTGGACCGGCCGATCGGCGGACGGCGAGTGCACGCGGACCAGCTGCGGCGGCTACTGCAGGTGGGCCGGATGCAGAACGTCGAGATCCAGGTGATGCCGTCCACACTGGAGGAACACCCCAACATGGACGGCGCGTTCAACCTGCTGACACCCAAGGGGCACAACCAGGTGGCGTACACGGAGGTCCAGGGGTATCCCCGCCTGATCACCGAGTCGGAAGAGGTCCGGAAGATCACCGACCGCTATGGGATCATGCGAGCGATGGCACTCTCCCCTTCGGAGTCCCGGAAGTTGATCGAGCAGAAGCTGGAGGAGCTATGA